Proteins co-encoded in one Populus trichocarpa isolate Nisqually-1 chromosome 10, P.trichocarpa_v4.1, whole genome shotgun sequence genomic window:
- the LOC7464565 gene encoding E3 ubiquitin-protein ligase RGLG4: protein MGGVFSHAKSNQRGYSRGRSSGNSNIVTRGISSPSSSTSYPYPHHPRIMSKEPSSSLSNTARATGSDTSSQAKGTSQAKGGSKLEKKQSIKQKYSFIPDNFSSLEQVTTALREAGLESSNLVVGIDFTKSNEWTGKVSFNNRSLHAIGDTPNPYEKAISIIGKTMAPFDEDNLIPCFGFGDATTHDQEVFSFHSDHSPCHGFEEVLACYKKIVPNLRLSGPTSYGPVIEAAIDIVEKSGGQYHVLLIIADGQVTRSVDTGDGEMSPQEEQTIKAIVDASSYPLSIILVGVGDGPWEDMKRFDDKLPAREFDNFQFVNFTAIMSKNATISEKETAFALAALMEIPLQYKAAVEFGIIGRSMGQAKKIVPRPPPVPYSRRPVLDREPTHVSSPVLDERTQACPICLTNRKDLAFGCGHMTCRDCGSRVSSCPICRRPITSRIRLFA, encoded by the exons atggGTGGGGTATTTTCACACGCCAAGTCTAATCAGAGAGGTTATAGCCGTGGTAGGAGCAGCGGAAATAGTAACATAGTTACAAGAGGAATATCTTCACCTTCGTCTTCGACCTCGTATCCGTATCCGCATCATCCTAGAATAATGTCCAAGGAGCCATCATCGTCACTGAGTAATACTGCTAGAGCCACTGGTAGTGATACTAGCAGTCAAGCAAAGGGAACCAGTCAAGCAAAGGGTGGTTCCAAATTGGAGAAGAAGCAATCCATCAAGCAGAAATATAGTTTCATCCCTGATAATTTTTCTTCCCTAGAACAG GTTACGACAGCCTTGAGGGAAGCTGGACTGGAATCATCGAATCTCGTTGTTGGAATTGATTTCACTAAAAGCAATGAATGGACAG gCAAAGTCTCGTTCAATAATCGTAGCCTTCATGCCATCGGAGACACACCTAATCCATATGAGAAAGCCATCTCTATTATTGGAAAGACGATGGCTCCTTTTGATGAAGACAACTTAATTCCTTGTTTTGGCTTTGGTGATG CCACCACTCATGATCAAGAGGTGTTTAGCTTTCACAGTGATCATTCACCTTGCCATGGTTTTGAAGAAGTCTTGGCATGCTACAAAAAGATTGTTCCAAACTTGCGACTTTCAG GGCCGACTTCGTATGGACCGGTGATTGAGGCTGCAATTGACATTGTGGAAAAAAGTGGAGGCCAATATCATGTATTGCTCATCATTGCAGATGGCCAG GTCACAAGAAGTGTGGATACAGGCGATGGAGAAATGAGTCCACAAGAAGAGCAAACAATCAAGGCAATTGTCGATGCAAG TTCATACCCACTTTCGATAATTCTTGTTGGAGTTGGTGATGGACCTTGGGAAGACATGAAAAGATTTGATGACAAACTCCCAGCACGTGAATTTGACAATTTTCAG TTCGTTAATTTCACTGCAATTATGTCAAAAAATGCAACCATCTCCGAGAAAGAAACAGCTTTTGCTCTAGCCGCTCTGATGGAGATTCCCCTCCAGTATAAAGCAGCTGTTGAGTTTGGTATTATCGG ACGTTCCATGGGACAAGCAAAGAAAATCGTACCACGCCCTCCTCCAGTTCCTTATTCTCGTCGTCCAGTGCTAGATCGTGAACCAACCCATGTTTCTTCTCCGGTCTTGGATGAAAGAACCCAG GCCTGCCCTATTTGTCTGACTAATAGAAAGGACTTGGCCTTCGGCTGTGGGCACATG ACTTGTAGAGACTGTGGATCTAGAGTATCCAGTTGCCCTATATGCCGCCGGCCAATCACCAGCCGTATCAGGCTGTTTGCTTAA
- the LOC7464564 gene encoding NAC domain-containing protein 54, with protein sequence MAPVSLPPGFRFHPTDEELVVYYLDRKINGRTIELEIIPEVDLYKCEPWDLPDKSFLPSKDLEWYFLSPRDKKYPNGSRTNRATKAGYWKATGKDRPVNSQKRPVGMKKTLVYYRGRAPHGIRTNWVMHEYRLIDSLCGAAPSSLKDSYALCRVFKKTIHIPKKKEEKNNGNEEKDAAWVSEEQLLGDDTSGIESSKGREAEDENFFNNDYCKFPSETSSSDVTQGTPIETAIADDLQAPFPSDEANSSASLYSMGVDFSSNLIQDMQMPNCSSLHYQFPFPPLELEDFPQISITESMKPSKPEIIDDYMMYKDCMNGTLEEIFSLCSSQDNSNTVLPMQD encoded by the exons ATGGCGCCCGTGAGCCTCCCTCCTGGATTTAGGTTCCATCCAACCGATGAAGAGCTTGTTGTTTACTATCTTGATAGAAAAATCAACGGCCGCACAATTGAGCTTGAAATTATCCCAGAGGTTGATCTCTATAAATGTGAGCCATGGGACTTACCAG ATAAGTCGTTTTTACCAAGCAAAGATTTGGAGTGGTATTTCTTAAGCCCTAGGGATAAGAAGTACCCTAATGGTTCAAGAACCAACAGGGCAACAAAAGCTGGTTACTGGAAAGCCACAGGGAAAGATAGACCAGTGAACTCTCAAAAGCGGCCGGTTGGCATGAAGAAGACATTGGTGTACTATAGAGGTAGAGCTCCCCATGGCATTAGAACCAACTGGGTAATGCATGAGTATCGCTTGATCGACTCATTGTGTGGCGCTGCACCATCAAGTTTAAAG GATTCCTACGCATTATGCCgtgttttcaagaaaacaatacatattccgaaaaagaaagaagaaaaaaataacggGAATGAAGAGAAGGATGCAGCGTGGGTCTCAGAAGAACAATTATTAGGGGATGACACAAGCGGTATTGAAAGTTCTAAAGGGAGAGAAGCTGAAGATGAAAACTTCTTCAACAATGATTATTGTAAATTTCCATCTGAAACATCTTCCTCGGATGTCACTCAAGGGACTCCAATTGAAACTGCAATAGCCGATGATTTACAAGCTCCGTTTCCCTCAGATGAAGCCAACAGTTCGGCTAGCCTTTATTCAATGGGCGTGGATTTCTCGTCAAATCTAATTCAG GATATGCAGATGCCAAACTGCTCAAGCTTGCATTACCAGTTTCCGTTCCCACCTTTAGAACTTGAGGATTTCCCACAGATTAGTATCACCGAGAGTATGAAGCCATCGAAGCCTGAAATAATCGACGACTACATGATGTACAAGGATTGCATGAACGGAACACTAGAAGAGATCTTCTCTTTATGTTCCTCTCAAGACAACTCCAATACTGTACTCCCCATGCAAGACTAA
- the LOC7464563 gene encoding MYB-like transcription factor 4 codes for MGHRCCSKQRVQRGLWSPEEDEKLVKYIATHGHGSWSSVPKFAGLKRCGKSCRLRWLNYLRPELKRGCFSALEEQVIIDAHRILGNRWSQISKHLPGRTDNEVKNFWNSRIKKKLMAQGLDPKTHNLIPSHQRAANKVACNISPSNQQPLSIISQDSKMKDVSMEINPPILTLASPYRSHGSTRLSLLQTTTGLPLPTSCYDNPSVIWNVNTQNSYDSSLFPCVSSIENSRVSPSSSTSVNPTGFGLLDEDCFWSCSNIVEPFEATKLFEGMRSQDQENQLNKICDTQIVDKNKGVHDNMDASFDTSSYDLELVDSTLFPGSICRDLGSMDDLSWNF; via the exons ATGGGCCATAGGTGCTGCAGCAAACAGAGAGTTCAAAGAGGGCTGTGGTCTCCTGAAGAAGATGAGAAGCTTGTCAAATATATCGCCACTCATGGTCATGGAAGCTGGAGCTCTGTCCCTAAATTTGCAG GTTTAAAAAGGTGTGGCAAGAGTTGCCGGTTGAGATGGCTGAACTACTTAAGACCAGAACTCAAGAGGGGTTGCTTTTCTGCGCTAGAAGAGCAGGTCATCATAGATGCTCATAGAATTTTGGGCAACAG ATGGTCTCAGATATCAAAACATCTCCCAGGAAGGACAGATAATGAGGTGAAGAATTTCTGGAACTCACGCATAAAGAAAAAGCTCATGGCACAAGGCTTGGACCCAAAAACTCACAACTTGATTCCTTCTCATCAGAGGGCAGCTAATAAGGTTGCATGCAATATATCACCATCTAACCAACAACCCCTTTCAATTATCTCCCAGGATTCAAAGATGAAAGATGTTTCCATGGAGATAAACCCTCCTATTCTAACACTAGCTTCCCCTTATCGTTCTCATGGCAGCACTCGACTTTCGTTGCTTCAAACAACAACCGGCTTACCCTTGCCCACCTCTTGCTATGATAACCCTAGTGTCATTTGGAATGTAAATACTCAAAATTCTTATGATTCTTCCCTTTTTCCTTGCGTGTCATCCATTGAGAACTCACGCGTTTCCCCTTCATCTTCGACTTCGGTGAACCCAACTGGGTTTGGTCTCCTAGATGAAGATTGCTTTTGGAGTTGTAGTAACATTGTTGAGCCCTTTGAAGCCACAAAATTATTCGAAGGCATGCGATCACAGGATCAAGAAAACCAGCTGAACAAGATTTGTGACACACAAATCGTTGATAAGAATAAAGGAGTTCATGATAATATGGATGCTTCATTTGACACCTCTAGCTATGATCTTGAGTTGGTCGACTCCACATTATTTCCTGGTTCAATATGTCGTGATCTTGGCTCCATGGATGATCTTTCATGGAACTTTTAG